In Oryza sativa Japonica Group chromosome 3, ASM3414082v1, one DNA window encodes the following:
- the LOC107275461 gene encoding putative cysteine proteinase inhibitor 9 → MRTSSLVLFAAVAVFGAACTAAAGDESWKTIDANDRHVQDVALWAVAETDWASATGGLTLNTVDGAEKRFEAGVNYYRLTLEASSRVVAKYLRFQAVVYEEGDEHKLVSFVPIH, encoded by the coding sequence ATGAGGACCAGCAGCCTCGTCctgttcgccgccgtcgccgtcttcgGCGCTgcctgcacggcggcggccggcgacgaatcCTGGAAGACGATCGACGCGAACGACCGGCACGTCCAGGACGTCGCCCtgtgggcggtggcggagacAGACTGGGCGTCGGCGACGGGCGGCCTCACGCTCAACACGGTGGACGGCGCCGAGAAGAGGTTTGAGGCCGGCGTGAACTACTACCGCCTCACCCTCGAGGCGTCGAGCCGCGTCGTCGCCAAGTACCTCAGGTTCCAGGCGGTGGTGtacgaggagggcgacgagcACAAGCTCGTCTCCTTCGTCCCCATCCACTGA
- the LOC107278042 gene encoding putative cysteine proteinase inhibitor 7 — protein sequence MTMRTSSLLLAAVAVVAIVAGATAATVGSWEPVDINDPHVQELGRWAVAEEDRGVAAGGLTFERVTDGEKQVVAGVNYRLTLEASSSGAKDGRYEAVVYEQDPRSNARKLVSFEPIH from the coding sequence ATGACCATGAGGACCAGCAGcctcctgctcgccgccgtcgccgtcgtcgccatcgtcgccggcgccacggCGGCCACCGTCGGGTCATGGGAGCCGGTGGACATCAACGACCCGCACGTCCAGGAGCTCGgccggtgggcggtggcggaggaggacaggggggtggcggcgggcgggctgACGTTCGAGAGGGTGACCGACGGCGAGAAGCAGGTGGTCGCCGGCGTGAACTACCGCCTCACCCTGGAGGCGTCGAGCAGCGGCGCCAAGGACGGCAGGTACGAGGCGGTGGTGTACGAGCAGGACCCGCGGAGCAACGCGCGCAAGCTCGTCTCCTTCGAGCCCATCCACTGA
- the LOC4332021 gene encoding cysteine proteinase inhibitor 6 precursor has translation MAMTTRTLLLAAVCAAAALPRGWSPIKNIDDPHIQELGRWAITENNRVSPSDELTFHRVTGGEQQVVSGMNYRLEIEAASGGGDVTGSYGAVVFEQEWSNTRKLISFDKNHNF, from the coding sequence ATGGCCATGACGACCCgcaccctcctcctcgccgccgtctgcgccgccgccgccttgccccgAGGCTGGAGCCCGATAAAGAACATCGACGACCCGCACATCCAGGAGCTCGGCAGGTGGGCGATCACGGAGAACAACCGGGTGTCGCCGAGCGACGAGCTCACGTTCCACAgggtcaccggcggcgagcagcaggTGGTGTCCGGCATGAACTACCGCCTCGAAAtcgaggcggcgagcggcggcggcgacgtcaccGGCAGCTACGGCGCGGTGGTGTTCGAGCAGGAGTGGAGCAACACGCGCAAGCTCATCTCCTTCGACAAGAACCACAACTTCTGA
- the LOC107276562 gene encoding WEB family protein At2g38370 produces the protein MAEIDTRPLGSVRAALTHFQQRADHHSRFSPDRNLQEIEILTKELASCRMQLEVKENEKIQANLKLESLQNAMQESSDNRMIARQQSEASEECKALRDELTVVRGELDAVRSSNSFLLREIELMETRMILEKESIRDSLNHVLQINESVLSSAVAAIRAEEERSVFFQEITLEFLSSDKNREVIDRQVEMIKNLESELMAKTVEIAYLQSQLQQVKEHCISSEIIAGNQEQQAEASLTLGNGDAEAVVVAGGGFVAVISKEDDGGGEEFYTKEIEHDQQQAAGAAGLAVADGYVLVAKSDGGDADLKGKLEAARAEIGDLRFSLEEAVRRAELAEEAKAALERALREEIQRKAQPRNTPSLTTTTTTPAKPPLTGPRGGDGRPLPGGCLTLGKVLNMKYK, from the exons ATGGCCGAAATCGACACTAGGCCGCTTGGATCTGTACGAGCAGCACTGACCCACTTCCAGCAGAGAGCTGATCATCACAGCAGGTTTAGCCCAGATAGAAAT CTGCAGGAGATCGAGATCCTGACGAAGGAGCTCGCGAGCTGCAGGATGCAGCTCGAGGTGAAAGAGAACGAGAAGATCCAGGCCAACCTGAAGCTCGAATCCCTCCAAAACGCCATGCAAGAATCGTCCGACAACCGGATGATCGCAAGGCAGCAATCTGAAGCTTCTGAAGAGTGCAAGGCACTGAGGGACGAACTGACCGTCGTCAGAGGCGAGCTCGACGCCGTCAGGAGCTCGAACTCGTTTCTGCTGAGAGAGATCGAGCTGATGGAGACGAGGATGATCCTGGAGAAGGAGAGCATCAGGGACTCTCTGAATCACGTGCTGCAGATCAACGAGTCCGTTCTTTCGTCTGCTGTCGCCGCGAtcagggcggaggaggagaggtcggTGTTCTTCCAGGAGATCACGCTCGAGTTCTTGAGCTCTGACAAGAACCGGGAGGTGATCGACCGGCAGGTGGAGATGATCAAGAACCTGGAGAGTGAGCTGATGGCGAAGACGGTGGAGATCGCTTACCTGCAGTCGCAGCTGCAGCAGGTGAAGGAGCACTGCATTTCATCGGAAATCATCGCAGGGAACCAAGAACAGCAAGCGGAAGCATCGCTGACGCTGGGCAATGGCGACGCGGAGgctgtggtcgtcgccggcggcgggtttGTCGCGGTGATCTCcaaggaagacgacggcggcggcgaggagttcTACACGAAGGAGATCGAGCACGATCAGCAGCAGGCGGCCGGGGCGGcggggctcgccgtcgccgatggGTACGTGCTCGTGGCGaagagcgacggcggcgacgcggaccTGAAGGGGAAgctggaggcggcgcgcgcggagaTCGGCGACCTGCGGTTCAGCCTGGAGGAGGCGGTGAGGCGGGCGGAGCTGGCCGaggaggcgaaggcggcgctGGAGAGGGCGCTCAGGGAGGAGATCCAGAGGAAGGCGCAGCCGCGGAACACGCCGTctctgacgacgacgacgacgactccggcGAAGCCGCCATTGACGGGGCCGAGAGGAGGCGACGGGAGGCCATTGCCTGGAGGCTGCCTGACACTGGGGAAGGTGCTCAACATGAAGTACAAGTAA